A single genomic interval of Daucus carota subsp. sativus chromosome 1, DH1 v3.0, whole genome shotgun sequence harbors:
- the LOC108211665 gene encoding uncharacterized protein LOC108211665: MSSLASRLSSTVLKRPSTELNSLSSQLNQWRGIRVRVLQNNLERALTFMQRQMTSSGVERLIKHEQTHHIKNSEKRILARKNLERRLKSQDLARKLKSILMKKVRGM; encoded by the coding sequence ATGAGTTCACTAGCGAGTCGACTATCATCCACCGTGTTAAAACGGCCGTCCACCGAGTTGAACTCACTGAGTTCACAACTCAATCAATGGCGAGGCATACGAGTGAGAGTGTTGCAGAACAATCTGGAGAGAGCGCTGACATTTATGCAGAGACAAATGACATCGAGTGGAGTGGAACGGTTGATTAAGCACGAGCAGACTCACCATATTAAGAACTCGGAGAAGCGAATCTTGGCGAGGAAGAATTTAGAGCGGAGATTGAAATCGCAGGATCTGGCTCGGAAACTCAAATCTATTCTCATGA